The sequence TTACCATGTATCCATCTTTTGTCAGCTTGGCCATTAGCTCTTCCAGTTTAGATCCGATACTGCATATAAAAATCGCAGCCTGTTCGCAGGGGTACAGTACCCAGCTCAACACATCGCTTGTCACGGTCATTTTTGCACCGTTAACAAGGGTGACCCTGGGGCGGCGGATGCGCTGTACATCCATTATCTGATATGTGCAGGAGGGCTCGATCAGCCGGCGGGATTCTTCTATACTCTCTTCTATCAAAGCAACTATTGAAGGCCTCGGTTCATCGCTGTTCCGGTAGCCCAGGCGGCGACATATCTGTTTTTTATCTACACTTATATTGAGGGTGGCAACGGTTGCGTCCATGATAAATCTCCTCACTCATCATCAAATCGAAAAACACAATTATTTGAAAGTCAGATAACTTCCAAACTGCCATCGAATGATTAACCTTCCTGCTTTCGGCCCTGATCTTTTCATCAGTTATAAAACAGCTGACGTTTGATAATCAATAAGATACCCTTACTGTTTTACATGAAGAATCGAATCCGCCTTGGTCCACAACGCCCTCTAAGACGCCGTTTCTTGCCTGCCGCACCGGTGC is a genomic window of Dehalococcoidia bacterium containing:
- a CDS encoding vitamin B12 dependent-methionine synthase activation domain-containing protein; amino-acid sequence: MDATVATLNISVDKKQICRRLGYRNSDEPRPSIVALIEESIEESRRLIEPSCTYQIMDVQRIRRPRVTLVNGAKMTVTSDVLSWVLYPCEQAAIFICSIGSKLEELMAKLTKDGYMVKAMILDAIGSEAVEQLAGRFQDEVQRIANKAEAEITRRYSPGYCDWDINQQKLIFKNLDGGLAGVNLSDECLMTPRKSISGIIGIGWTEKRRLRVSPCRFCTNQDCTNRR